One window of the Actinomyces wuliandei genome contains the following:
- a CDS encoding SAV_915 family protein yields MDMSRRETGLYPGALTGGAGDRPPSKPVVPPVVYLPSTGGSSTYGAEIELRQTRDGRLALLAYTALDRLARCMGPHQPWVLYPTERLGDLDATQPYDVIYLDMEVPRELWRQPAGQRAYREAAW; encoded by the coding sequence ATGGATATGTCCCGGAGAGAGACAGGCTTGTATCCCGGCGCCCTGACAGGCGGGGCTGGTGACCGGCCGCCCTCCAAGCCGGTGGTCCCGCCAGTGGTCTATCTGCCCTCAACCGGGGGCAGCAGCACCTACGGGGCGGAGATCGAGCTGCGCCAGACCAGGGACGGGCGGCTGGCTCTGCTGGCCTACACGGCCCTGGACCGCCTGGCCCGCTGCATGGGGCCGCACCAGCCCTGGGTCCTCTACCCCACCGAGCGGCTGGGTGACCTGGACGCGACTCAGCCCTATGACGTCATCTACCTGGACATGGAGGTGCCTCGCGAGCTGTGGCGCCAGCCCGCAGGTCAGCGAGCCTACCGGGAGGCGGCCTGGTGA
- the sucC gene encoding ADP-forming succinate--CoA ligase subunit beta produces the protein MDLYEYQARDLFGSHGVPVPGGVVATTADQAEAAARELLGEGGGLVVVKAQVKTGGRGKAGGVRLARSPAEARSHAEAILGMDIKGHVVRTVLVSQGVDIAEEYYVAILLDRARRQYLAMCSHEGGMEIETLARERPQALAQVPVDPLEGLTPQVADQIVEAAGPFPEGVAAQVALAVTRLWEVLTAEDATLVEVNPLVLTSQGEVLAVDGKVTLDDNARFRHPGHADLVDVSARDPLEDRARQAGLSYVRLDGEVGVLGNGAGLVMATLDVVAAAGARHGGMRPANFLDLGGGSSAQAMAAGLEVVASDPQVRAILVNVFGGITSCDTVAEGIVSAVETLGGLPKPVVVRLDGNNAPLAHQILEEAAIDGVTVAQTMDGAADLVTAVAEQSARQAAAAPAGRTRAEEAKR, from the coding sequence ATGGACCTGTACGAGTACCAAGCCAGAGACCTGTTCGGCTCCCACGGCGTCCCAGTTCCCGGCGGGGTCGTCGCCACCACGGCGGACCAGGCCGAGGCTGCGGCCCGCGAGCTCCTGGGGGAGGGCGGTGGCCTCGTCGTGGTCAAGGCCCAGGTCAAGACCGGTGGGCGGGGCAAGGCCGGGGGCGTCAGGCTCGCCCGCAGCCCGGCCGAGGCCCGCTCCCACGCCGAGGCGATCCTGGGCATGGACATCAAGGGGCACGTGGTCAGGACCGTCCTGGTCTCCCAGGGTGTTGACATCGCGGAGGAGTACTACGTCGCCATCCTCCTGGACCGGGCCCGCCGCCAGTACCTGGCCATGTGCTCGCACGAGGGCGGCATGGAGATCGAGACCCTGGCCAGGGAGCGCCCCCAGGCCCTGGCGCAGGTGCCGGTTGACCCCCTGGAGGGGCTGACCCCGCAGGTGGCCGACCAGATCGTGGAAGCCGCCGGACCCTTCCCCGAGGGAGTCGCCGCCCAGGTGGCCCTGGCCGTCACCCGCCTGTGGGAGGTCCTCACCGCCGAGGACGCCACCCTGGTCGAGGTCAACCCCCTGGTGCTGACCTCCCAGGGGGAGGTCCTCGCCGTGGACGGCAAGGTCACCCTGGACGACAACGCCCGCTTCCGCCACCCCGGTCACGCAGACCTCGTCGACGTCAGTGCGCGCGACCCCCTGGAGGACAGGGCCAGGCAGGCGGGCCTCAGCTACGTGCGCCTGGACGGAGAGGTCGGCGTGCTGGGCAACGGGGCCGGGCTGGTCATGGCCACCCTCGACGTCGTCGCCGCAGCCGGGGCGAGGCACGGAGGCATGCGGCCGGCGAACTTCCTGGACCTGGGCGGCGGCTCCTCCGCCCAGGCCATGGCGGCCGGCCTGGAGGTGGTCGCCTCTGACCCCCAGGTGCGTGCCATCCTCGTCAACGTCTTCGGGGGCATCACCTCTTGCGACACGGTGGCGGAGGGTATCGTGTCGGCCGTGGAGACCCTGGGCGGGCTGCCCAAGCCGGTGGTGGTGCGCCTGGACGGCAACAACGCGCCGCTGGCGCACCAGATCCTGGAGGAGGCCGCCATCGACGGCGTCACGGTGGCGCAGACCATGGACGGGGCCGCTGACCTCGTCACCGCTGTCGCCGAGCAGAGTGCCAGGCAGGCTGCGGCCGCACCTGCCGGGAGGACCCGAGCCGAGGAGGCCAAGCGATGA
- the sucD gene encoding succinate--CoA ligase subunit alpha: MSIFLTEADRVVVQGMTGSEGRRHTARMISAGTRVVAGVNPRKAGTAVAFDVAPVGPGAGRVRAGTVEVPVLGSVAEARASTGAEVSVVFVPPAAARDAVTEAVDAGVRLVVVITEGIPVADATWMCAYARSRGVQVIGPNCPGIISPGRSNVGITPPDITGPGPVGLVSKSGTLTYQLMHELRDLGFTTCIGIGGDPVVGTTHIDALEAFEADPDTRLVVMIGEIGGDAEERAADYISRSMTTPVVAYVAGFTAPEGRTMGHAGAIVSGSSGTAQAKKTALEAVGVRVGETPSQTAQVARDLYRQMLGEQG, translated from the coding sequence ATGAGCATCTTCCTGACTGAGGCCGACCGCGTCGTCGTCCAGGGCATGACCGGCTCCGAGGGCCGTCGGCACACGGCCCGCATGATCAGCGCGGGCACCAGGGTGGTCGCCGGGGTCAACCCACGCAAGGCGGGCACCGCCGTCGCCTTCGACGTGGCCCCCGTCGGCCCCGGGGCGGGGCGGGTGCGCGCCGGGACAGTCGAGGTGCCCGTCCTGGGCAGTGTCGCCGAGGCCCGGGCCTCCACCGGCGCGGAGGTCAGCGTCGTGTTCGTGCCCCCCGCCGCCGCCAGGGACGCCGTGACCGAGGCCGTGGACGCCGGGGTGCGTCTGGTGGTCGTCATCACCGAGGGGATCCCCGTGGCCGACGCCACCTGGATGTGCGCCTACGCCCGCTCCAGGGGCGTGCAGGTCATCGGCCCCAACTGCCCAGGCATCATCTCCCCCGGCCGCTCCAACGTCGGTATCACCCCGCCCGACATCACCGGCCCCGGCCCCGTGGGCCTGGTCTCCAAGTCGGGCACCCTGACCTACCAGCTCATGCACGAGCTGCGGGACCTGGGCTTCACCACGTGCATCGGTATCGGCGGGGACCCGGTGGTCGGCACCACCCACATTGACGCCCTGGAGGCCTTCGAGGCGGACCCGGACACCAGGCTGGTCGTCATGATCGGGGAGATCGGCGGGGACGCGGAGGAGCGTGCCGCTGACTACATCAGCCGGTCCATGACCACCCCGGTGGTCGCCTACGTCGCTGGCTTCACCGCCCCCGAGGGGCGGACCATGGGGCACGCCGGCGCTATCGTCTCCGGCTCCTCGGGGACGGCACAGGCCAAGAAGACCGCGCTGGAGGCCGTGGGCGTGCGGGTGGGTGAGACACCCAGCCAGACCGCCCAGGTCGCCAGGGACCTCTACCGCCAGATGCTGGGCGAGCAGGGGTGA
- a CDS encoding DUF6350 family protein yields the protein MSPRRLRPDDWGWALRAGVESAALGWVLVVLLSVLVFLATSSLDATAALTTGDALRTGTALWSLGFGGSLGSPRADTGLLSLPLTGLTLAQAAWTWSCVRRADLRGPVSGAWTVVSAAVVAGLASLAGPPGSRTWPAVLGLTALTAVVVAVQLQRRGRGSQRLSAWWDRRPHWVSPGLSLARGAAVALAVLTATVLVVALVSGAGRASRLHDTLAGGGIVSTVGLLVLQAGWLPTAGVWACSWLVGSGFSVGTGSMFSPERVAAGPVPSLPLLGLLPTAPVGRVGLYLPLVVTAAAMVVAWRRRHVLSALRVRYAVAASLLAGTVLALTTGVACLAASGSVGPGRMVDVGPQTGYTVLLVFLEVSVGLGATAVLTHPYTRTWATEAVSGTTQAASDARHRVEARLGSAVGSGRYRHAAHPSAPSREHGREEERTPQTETTVGEPGEPGSGSGSPE from the coding sequence GTGAGCCCCCGGCGCCTGCGTCCTGATGACTGGGGCTGGGCGCTGCGGGCCGGGGTCGAGTCCGCGGCGCTGGGCTGGGTCCTGGTCGTCCTCCTCAGCGTCCTGGTGTTCCTGGCGACCTCCAGCCTGGACGCCACCGCCGCGCTGACAACCGGTGACGCCCTGCGCACCGGTACGGCCCTGTGGAGCCTGGGCTTTGGAGGGTCGCTGGGCTCGCCCCGGGCGGACACCGGCCTCCTCAGCCTGCCCCTGACGGGCCTGACCTTGGCACAGGCCGCCTGGACGTGGAGCTGCGTGCGCCGGGCCGACCTGCGCGGTCCCGTCTCCGGTGCGTGGACCGTCGTGTCGGCGGCGGTCGTGGCCGGGCTGGCCAGCCTGGCGGGACCACCGGGCTCGCGCACCTGGCCCGCCGTCCTGGGACTGACTGCTCTAACTGCCGTGGTGGTGGCGGTCCAGCTGCAGCGGCGTGGTCGGGGGTCTCAGAGGCTGTCCGCCTGGTGGGACCGCCGCCCCCACTGGGTCTCCCCGGGCCTGTCCCTGGCACGGGGCGCGGCGGTTGCCCTGGCTGTCCTCACTGCCACGGTCCTGGTGGTGGCGCTGGTCTCCGGTGCCGGGCGGGCCTCACGCCTGCACGACACGCTGGCTGGCGGCGGGATCGTGTCCACCGTCGGGCTGCTCGTCCTGCAGGCAGGCTGGCTGCCGACGGCGGGTGTGTGGGCCTGCTCCTGGCTGGTGGGCTCCGGCTTCTCCGTGGGGACAGGCAGCATGTTCTCCCCGGAACGGGTCGCCGCCGGTCCTGTCCCATCGCTGCCCCTGCTGGGGCTGCTGCCCACGGCACCGGTGGGGAGGGTGGGGCTCTACCTGCCACTGGTAGTCACGGCGGCGGCCATGGTGGTCGCCTGGAGACGGCGGCACGTCCTCAGCGCCCTGCGGGTCAGGTACGCGGTAGCGGCCTCCCTGCTGGCCGGGACGGTTCTCGCCCTGACCACGGGGGTGGCGTGCCTGGCCGCCTCCGGCTCGGTGGGGCCCGGTCGCATGGTCGACGTCGGTCCGCAGACGGGCTACACCGTCCTGCTGGTCTTTCTGGAGGTCTCCGTGGGCCTGGGGGCTACTGCGGTGCTGACACACCCCTACACCCGGACCTGGGCTACCGAGGCGGTGTCGGGGACCACCCAGGCGGCCAGCGACGCGCGCCACCGGGTGGAGGCGCGTCTGGGGTCGGCCGTGGGCTCCGGACGGTACCGGCACGCTGCCCATCCGTCCGCACCGTCCCGTGAGCACGGGCGGGAGGAGGAACGGACTCCCCAGACGGAGACAACCGTGGGGGAGCCCGGGGAGCCGGGCAGCGGCTCCGGCTCCCCGGAGTAG